The stretch of DNA TGGTCAGCGCTCGTGGAGGTCATGGGTCGCCCCGAGTGGGCGATCGACGACCGGTTCGCCACAATGCAGGCCCGACTGGAGAATGTCGACGCGCTCGACGCTCTCCTCGGCGAGTGGACGGTCGCGTACGACAAGCACACCCTCATGCATCTGCTTCAGAAGGCTGGAGTGACGGCCGGCGCCGTGCAGAACTCGCGGGACCTCGTCGAGACGGACCCGCAGATCGCGGCGCGCGGCACGTTCTTCGAACTCGACCACCCGGTGATCGGCCCGGCACTCTTCGAAGGCATACCGATGCGATTGTCCGGGTCGGAGCAGCACAACTGGCGATCGGCGCCCCTGATGGGTGAGGACAACGACCACGTGTTGAGCCGTGTTCTCGGGATGGACGCCGACGAGATCGGCCGTCTGGCCGCCGAAGGGATCATCTGATGCACAAGAGAATCGAGAACTCTCCGTTCAGCGACCTGATCGTCGTCGAACTGGCCGACACCCCCGCGGGCGAGCAGGTCGGCAAGCTGCTCGCCGACGCCGGTGCCACCGTAGTCAAGGTGGAGCCGCGTGCGGGAGTGAGCAGCCGACACATCGGGCCGTGGCGCGATGGCGTCGTGGGCCCGAACGAGTCCCTCTCGTTCTGGGCGTACAACACCAGCAAGCAGAGTGTGGTGATCGACGAACCCGATGCGTACAGCGGTCCTCTGGCGGACCTGCTCGACCGGGCCGACGTGGTGGTAACGACGGACGGGCCCGCGCGGCTGGCCGAACGCGGTATCTCACCGGATGCTCTGCGACGTGGTCGCGACTCGTTGATCGTGGTGTCGGTGTCGCCGTTCGGGCTGACCGGCCCGTGGGCGGACTATCGCACGAGCGACCTGGTCGGGCTGGCGGTCGGCGGACCGCTGCACAGCTGCGGCTACGACGACCACACCATTCCGCCGATCCTGCCCGGTGGCAACCAGGCATTCCAGAACGCGGCGAGCTTCGCCGTACAGGGCCTGCTGCTGGCGTTGATCGAGCGCTTCGACGGCGGCGGCGGACAGGTGGTCGACGTGTCGATGCACGAGTCGAACGCGGTGAGCTGCGAACTCGCGAATCCGTACTGGTTCTATCCGAAGGTACTCGTCAAGCGGCAGACGGCGCGCCATGCGCAGCCGACGCGTACGTCGCCGGAACTGTTCGAATGTGTCGACGGCTACGTCTACTTCGCGCTGATCCTCGGCGATCTCCACCAGTGGAAGGCGGTCGTCACCTGGATGGACGAGCACGGTCTCGCCGAAGACCTGACCGACGAGGCGTATACCGATCTCGCCCATCGCCAGAAGCGCTTCTCGCACGTCCAAGAGGTGTTCGAGGCATTCTTCGCCCGACTCGATGCCCAGACTCTGTACCTGGAAGGGCAGGAACGCGGTGTTCCGATCGGCCCGTTGCGCGCCTTCGAAGAGCTGTCGACCGATGAACACCTGCAGGCTCGCGGCTTCTTCGTCGACGTGCCGCTCGCCGACGGAACCGCCGTCATGTTCCCGGGCTCACCGCTGGTGTCGTCCGGGTTCGCGCCGCGGCCGAGTCGGCCGCCGCGATTGGACGAACACGGGGATCTCGGCGTGGGACGGTCGCGATGACCGACACGTGGAAGCCGGACACGACGGCGATCGTCGGCATCGGCGCGACGGACTTCTCCAGGGAGTCCGGTCGGAGCGCCCTGACCCTCGCGGCGGAGGCGACGCTCGCCGCTCTGGCCGACGCCGGCCTCGAACCGAGCCACGTCGACGGTATCGTCCGCTGCGATATGGACGAGGTTCCGCCGGTGGCCCTCGGCGATGCGATCGGTGTCGCGAACCTCGAGTACTGGGGTGACGTCGGGCCCGGCGGCTCGGCGCCGTGCGCCATGATCATCCAGGCGATGGCCGCGATCACCGCAGGCTTGGCGACGACGGTCGTCGCGTTCCGGTCCATCAATGGTCGCTCGGGGCAGCGCTACGGCGCCGGCTACGCGCGCGACGTCCGCGTCGGCGGCCGCTCGGCGTTCGAGGACTACTTCCTACCGTTCGGCATGCAGACGCCGGGCCAGTACTTCGCTACCGTCGCGCAGCGTCACATGATCGAGTACGGCACCGACGAGCAGACGCTGGGGCGAATCGCGTTGGCGTGTCGGCGTCACGCCAACGCGAATCCGGCGGCCCAGATGCACGGGCGCACCATGACCATGGACGACTACGAGCTGTCTCGCATGCTCACGACTCCGCTGCGCTTGTTCGACTTCTGCTTGGAGACCGACGGTGCGTGCGCTGTGGTTGTGACCTCCATCGAGCGGGCCCGCGACCTGCGGCAGACGCCGGCGCTCATCCACTCGGCAGCTCAGGCCGGCGGACACGACGCACAGCCGGGCCAGATGTTCCCGGCCCTGTTGCGCGAGGACATCACCACCTGGTCGTCGACGGACGTCGCGACGATCCTCTACCGCCGCGGCGGGGTGCGACCCGCCGACGTCGACGTCGCTCAGATCTACGACTGCTTCACGATCACCACCCTCATCCAGATCGAGGACTACGGGTTCTGTGCAAAGGGCGAGGCCAAGGACTTCATCGGCGACGGAACCCTCCAAGTCGGCGGTGCGCTCCCGATCAACACATCCGGTGGGCATCTCTCCGAGGGCTATGTCCACGGGATGAACCACGTCGTCGAGAGCGTGCGTCAGGTCCGTGGGACGTCCACCAACCAGGTCGCCGACGCCGAGCTCAGTCTCGTGACGTCGGCACCGACCACCGGTGGCAGCGCCTTGCTGCTGGTCGCCGGATGACGCGGGAGGTGTATCCGATGAAGAACGAGAATCGGGTTCTGCCCGTGACGACCGATCCCGACACGGCGCCCTTCTGGGCCGCCGCCCGCGAGGAGAGACTCGTGATCAAGTACTGCGAGGAGTGCGACCGCCCGATCCACCTTCCGCGGGCGTATTGTCCGGTCTGTCGCCGACGCAGTGACGTCTGGCGGGATGCTTCGGGCAGCGGCCGCGTGTACAGCTGGACGATCGTCGAGCACCAGGTGCATCCCGGGTATCCGACGCCGTACACGTCTGTGCTCGTGGAACTCGCCGACCATCGGTCGGTGCGCCTGCTGGGTTCGCTCCCCGGGCGGGTCCCGCTCGTCGGCGGCGAACCCGTCCAGGTCTGGTTCGAGCACCTCGAGAATGTGACGATCCCGCAGTGGCGTCTGGTCGAAGCGGGCGGCGCATGACGCGGATCGGAATCTCCGCCTACGATCTCCCGGTCCGCGACTTCGTCGCCCTCGCGCAGGCGGCGGACGAGGCGGGAGTGCACAGTCTGTGGTTGGGGGAGCATGTGTTCAACCCAGGGCAGTACGCGAGCGCGCACCCGGGGGCCAACACCGCGCAGCATCATATCGGCCCAGTCGTCCATCCGACGACGCATCTGCTCGACCCGACGGCGACACTCGCGGCCGCTGCGATGGTGACGACCCGGATCCAGCTCGGAACCGCGGTGCTCGTCCTTCCGTTGCGGCATCCGCTCCTGGTCGGCCGTGCGCTCGCCACGCTCGACGAGCTGGCGCCCGGACGGATCGTGCTGGGTGTCGGCGCCGGATGGCTCCGGGAGGAGTTCACCGCCCTCGACGTCGACTTCGCCGACCGCGGTCGACGGCTGAGGGAGAGCGTGTCGATCCTCCGGTCGTGTCTGGGTGGTGGATTCGTCGAACATCACGGCACGGTCTTCGACTTCGATGCGCTGCAGATGGTCGAGAAGCCGGTCCACGTGCCGTTGATCGTGGGCGGCAACGGGCCGGTGGCGCTGCGGCGTGCCGCAACTCTGGGTGACGGTTGGTTCTCCTCCGGATCGCTGGACCTCGACGAGTCGGTGGCGTTGCGGGACTCCCTCGTCGAACTTCTCGCCGAGCGCGGTCGCAGCGAGGACGACTTCGAGATCGTCATCCGACCCAAACATGCGGACGTGGATGTAGTGCGGGCGCATGCGGAAGCCGGATTGAGGCATGTCGTCGTCTGGGCCGACCAGGTGTGGGATGCCGAGGACCCGCGCAGTGTGCAGATCGAGAAGCTGCGGGAGTTCCTGGCCGAAGTCGAAGACTAAGCCGGACTCGAGACAAGTATTTCTCGTGACGAATATGTCAATTCATACAGAGAAATGACTTGTGTCACCTATATTGAATGGGTAACATCTCATATGCGGGGTGTCACATGTCACATCGCGGATCGGTGGTATGGACTCGGACAACGAGGAGTTGTTGATGAAGATGAATCTCTCGAAGCGGCTGTCGCTGGCGGCCGTGGCCCTCGCCACGACGGTAGGCCTGGCGGCCTGTGGATCCGACGAGCCCGCGGGCGAACTCGCGACCGGTGGCTGGGACGAGGTGGTCGCGGCCGCCAAGAACGAGGGCACCGTCACGATCTATTCGAGCCAGGGAGCAACCCAAGTCGACGACCTGGCCGCGGGCTTCCAAGACAAGTACGGCGTCAAGGTCGAGGTCGTCCGCGACATCGACGCGAACCTGCTGCCGAAGATCGATGCGGAGCTTCGCACCGGTAAGCCGGCCGCGGATGTGCTCGTGCAGTCGACCGAGTCGGCCGTCAAGAAGTACTCCGAGGACGGCGTCCTCGCAGAGCCTGTCGCTCCGTCCCTCAAGGACATCGACGTGATGCGCGACGACAACTACTTCGACGTCGACGCCACGGTGATCACCTTCGCGTGGAACACCGACCAGTTCCACGGGAAGCTGAACAACTACCAGGACCTGTTGAACAAAGATCTCAAGGGCAAGATCGGCGTCCCCGAGCCGACCGTCGCAGCCTTCGTCGACTTCTATCTCTACCTCGAAGATCTCTACGGCGACGACTTCTCGGCCAAGCTGGCCGCGCAGGACCCGAAGATCTACCCGGGTGCACTGCCTGCGGCGCAGGCGCTCTCGTCGGGTGAGATCGCCGCTGCCGCCTATGTCGAACCGCAGGCCGACGAGAAGAAGGCCGGTGCACCGGTCGACTGGGGCTTCGAGAAGGAGCAATGGTCGGCGATGTTCTACGGGTCCATGCTCAAGGGCTCGGCACACCCGAACGCCGCACAGTTGCTCACCGACTACATGATGAGCGCTGAGGGGCAGCAGCGGATCGCCCGCAAGGCCGCATCGGCCCGTCCGGACATTCCCGGGACGGTCGCCACGCTCGACACGGTTCACCGCATGGACACCACGAAGATCACTCCCGAGGTGATCGCCGACTACCAGGCCAAG from Gordonia humi encodes:
- a CDS encoding CaiB/BaiF CoA transferase family protein, coding for MHKRIENSPFSDLIVVELADTPAGEQVGKLLADAGATVVKVEPRAGVSSRHIGPWRDGVVGPNESLSFWAYNTSKQSVVIDEPDAYSGPLADLLDRADVVVTTDGPARLAERGISPDALRRGRDSLIVVSVSPFGLTGPWADYRTSDLVGLAVGGPLHSCGYDDHTIPPILPGGNQAFQNAASFAVQGLLLALIERFDGGGGQVVDVSMHESNAVSCELANPYWFYPKVLVKRQTARHAQPTRTSPELFECVDGYVYFALILGDLHQWKAVVTWMDEHGLAEDLTDEAYTDLAHRQKRFSHVQEVFEAFFARLDAQTLYLEGQERGVPIGPLRAFEELSTDEHLQARGFFVDVPLADGTAVMFPGSPLVSSGFAPRPSRPPRLDEHGDLGVGRSR
- a CDS encoding thiolase C-terminal domain-containing protein, which produces MTDTWKPDTTAIVGIGATDFSRESGRSALTLAAEATLAALADAGLEPSHVDGIVRCDMDEVPPVALGDAIGVANLEYWGDVGPGGSAPCAMIIQAMAAITAGLATTVVAFRSINGRSGQRYGAGYARDVRVGGRSAFEDYFLPFGMQTPGQYFATVAQRHMIEYGTDEQTLGRIALACRRHANANPAAQMHGRTMTMDDYELSRMLTTPLRLFDFCLETDGACAVVVTSIERARDLRQTPALIHSAAQAGGHDAQPGQMFPALLREDITTWSSTDVATILYRRGGVRPADVDVAQIYDCFTITTLIQIEDYGFCAKGEAKDFIGDGTLQVGGALPINTSGGHLSEGYVHGMNHVVESVRQVRGTSTNQVADAELSLVTSAPTTGGSALLLVAG
- a CDS encoding Zn-ribbon domain-containing OB-fold protein, with translation MKNENRVLPVTTDPDTAPFWAAAREERLVIKYCEECDRPIHLPRAYCPVCRRRSDVWRDASGSGRVYSWTIVEHQVHPGYPTPYTSVLVELADHRSVRLLGSLPGRVPLVGGEPVQVWFEHLENVTIPQWRLVEAGGA
- a CDS encoding TIGR03619 family F420-dependent LLM class oxidoreductase gives rise to the protein MTRIGISAYDLPVRDFVALAQAADEAGVHSLWLGEHVFNPGQYASAHPGANTAQHHIGPVVHPTTHLLDPTATLAAAAMVTTRIQLGTAVLVLPLRHPLLVGRALATLDELAPGRIVLGVGAGWLREEFTALDVDFADRGRRLRESVSILRSCLGGGFVEHHGTVFDFDALQMVEKPVHVPLIVGGNGPVALRRAATLGDGWFSSGSLDLDESVALRDSLVELLAERGRSEDDFEIVIRPKHADVDVVRAHAEAGLRHVVVWADQVWDAEDPRSVQIEKLREFLAEVED
- a CDS encoding extracellular solute-binding protein yields the protein MDSDNEELLMKMNLSKRLSLAAVALATTVGLAACGSDEPAGELATGGWDEVVAAAKNEGTVTIYSSQGATQVDDLAAGFQDKYGVKVEVVRDIDANLLPKIDAELRTGKPAADVLVQSTESAVKKYSEDGVLAEPVAPSLKDIDVMRDDNYFDVDATVITFAWNTDQFHGKLNNYQDLLNKDLKGKIGVPEPTVAAFVDFYLYLEDLYGDDFSAKLAAQDPKIYPGALPAAQALSSGEIAAAAYVEPQADEKKAGAPVDWGFEKEQWSAMFYGSMLKGSAHPNAAQLLTDYMMSAEGQQRIARKAASARPDIPGTVATLDTVHRMDTTKITPEVIADYQAKWNKLFR